From a single Streptomyces sp. 1331.2 genomic region:
- a CDS encoding TIGR03767 family metallophosphoesterase — protein MSRRTFLTGTSVAAAWSALSLGGASFASAATRDQALAATAARAVTVAGTTLEQVATPVGAGTYKRLTAGPGWPLVVRGDLAAPGTGRDDRRTGLASFVQFSDLHLVDTESPVRFEYLARFNGSAYRPQESLNARGVSALVERVNSLAGGPYTGMPFSMVMATGDNTDNHELAELDWYLKVMGGGRLAQNTGDPNRYEGVQNSGNSAYWNPELAYGDGYKTKGFPQISGFLSASGRPFDAPGLRTPWYTTVGNHDDSIEGSLPDLGLLNDLYTGQYKLEGCDDATAAQLMDSLRRDPAGAVLLLAKLLADGEAVRRITPDERRKPFTLKEFAKAHLDPAVTGAGPYGHGFTSDMASSGKLYYTFRISEKVVGISLDTTNQAGFADGSLGTAQLRWLEKQLQAHSGHWYDADGRKVTGGSTDDVILLFSHHTSSSMGNLLPDPRNIFERRHDGNELVALLQRYPNVVAWVNGHTHMNKITPHGHAVPERAFWEINTASHIDYPQHGRIIEVVDNGDGTLSLFTTLIESSAPYETDFGGTSDANLAALYRELSYNDPNGRVTALLGAGEDHNTELVIAKPTR, from the coding sequence ATGAGTCGGCGCACGTTCCTCACGGGTACGTCGGTGGCCGCCGCATGGTCGGCCTTGTCGCTGGGCGGCGCGTCGTTCGCCTCGGCCGCGACGCGTGACCAGGCGCTGGCGGCCACGGCCGCGCGGGCCGTCACGGTCGCCGGCACCACGCTGGAGCAGGTGGCCACGCCGGTCGGCGCCGGCACCTACAAGCGGCTGACCGCCGGCCCGGGCTGGCCGCTGGTGGTGCGCGGCGACCTGGCCGCGCCGGGCACCGGCAGAGACGACCGCCGCACCGGGCTGGCCAGCTTCGTCCAGTTCAGCGACCTGCACCTGGTGGACACCGAGTCCCCGGTGCGCTTCGAGTACCTGGCCCGGTTCAACGGCAGCGCCTACCGGCCGCAGGAGTCCCTGAACGCCCGCGGTGTGTCGGCGCTCGTCGAGCGGGTCAACTCGCTCGCCGGCGGCCCCTACACCGGAATGCCGTTCAGCATGGTGATGGCCACCGGTGACAACACCGACAACCACGAGCTCGCCGAACTCGACTGGTACCTCAAGGTCATGGGCGGTGGCCGGCTCGCCCAGAACACCGGCGACCCGAACCGCTACGAAGGTGTGCAGAACTCCGGCAACTCGGCCTACTGGAACCCCGAGCTCGCCTACGGCGACGGCTACAAGACCAAGGGATTCCCGCAGATATCCGGCTTCCTGTCCGCCTCGGGCCGCCCCTTCGACGCGCCGGGCCTGCGCACGCCGTGGTACACGACGGTCGGCAACCACGACGACAGCATCGAGGGCTCGCTGCCCGACCTCGGACTGCTCAACGACCTCTACACCGGCCAGTACAAGCTGGAGGGCTGCGACGACGCCACGGCCGCCCAGCTGATGGACTCGCTGCGCCGCGACCCGGCGGGCGCCGTGCTGCTGCTCGCGAAGCTGCTCGCCGACGGCGAGGCGGTGCGCCGGATCACCCCGGACGAGCGCCGCAAGCCGTTCACGCTCAAGGAGTTCGCCAAGGCCCACCTGGACCCGGCGGTCACCGGCGCGGGCCCGTACGGGCACGGCTTCACCTCGGACATGGCGAGCAGCGGCAAGCTCTACTACACCTTCCGCATCTCGGAGAAGGTGGTCGGCATCAGCCTGGACACCACCAACCAGGCCGGGTTCGCGGACGGTTCGCTGGGCACCGCCCAACTGCGCTGGCTGGAGAAGCAGTTGCAGGCGCACAGCGGCCACTGGTACGACGCCGACGGGCGCAAGGTCACGGGCGGGAGCACGGACGACGTGATCCTGCTCTTCAGCCACCACACCAGCAGCTCCATGGGCAACCTGCTGCCGGACCCGCGCAACATCTTCGAGCGGCGGCACGACGGCAACGAGCTGGTGGCGCTGCTGCAGCGCTACCCGAACGTGGTCGCCTGGGTGAACGGGCACACCCACATGAACAAGATCACGCCGCACGGCCACGCGGTGCCGGAGCGGGCGTTCTGGGAGATCAACACCGCCTCGCACATCGACTACCCGCAGCACGGCCGGATCATCGAGGTCGTGGACAACGGGGACGGCACGCTCTCGCTGTTCACCACGCTGATCGAGTCCTCCGCGCCGTACGAGACGGACTTCGGCGGCACCTCGGACGCCAACCTCGCGGCGCTCTACCGCGAGCTGTCGTACAACGACCCGAACGGGCGGGTCACGGCGCTGCTCGGCGCGGGCGAGGACCACAACACGGAGCTGGTCATCGCCAAGCCGACCCGGTGA
- a CDS encoding precorrin-2 C(20)-methyltransferase: MTERQSPSTSTSTGRLYGVGLGPGDPSLVTVRAAELIGKADVVAYHSARHGRSIARSIAERYLTGGQIEEKLVYPLTVETTDHPGGYRGALDEFYEEAAARLAAHLDAGRDVVVLAEGDPLFYGSYQHMHKRLAHRYPTEVVPGVTSVSAAAARLGQPLTEAEETLTVIPGTLPEEELTARIAAADSAVIMKLGRTFPVVRRALERAGRLDDAQYVERAFMAGERIAPLAEVDGETVPYFSVAVLPSKVAPLEPEVRLSEGTGSVTVVGTGPAGPLWLTPEARGALAEATDLVGYTTYLARVPERPGQQRHGSDNKVESERAEYALDLARRGHRVAVVSSGDPGVFAMATAVLEVACEEAYRDVPVRILPGMTAAHAAASRAGAPLGHDYATVSLSDRLKPWDVVAKRLRAAAEADLVLALYNPGSQSRTTQVGLARDLLLEYRAPETPVVMARDVGGPTERIRIVRLGELDPALVDMRTILLIGSSQTQAVERGGGVEVVWTPRRYPEA, from the coding sequence GTGACGGAACGTCAGAGCCCCTCGACCTCGACCTCGACCGGACGGCTGTACGGCGTCGGGCTCGGCCCGGGGGACCCGTCGCTGGTGACCGTCCGCGCCGCCGAACTCATCGGCAAGGCCGACGTGGTGGCGTACCACAGCGCTCGGCACGGCCGGTCCATCGCACGCTCGATCGCCGAGCGGTACCTGACGGGTGGTCAGATCGAGGAGAAGCTGGTCTACCCGCTCACCGTCGAGACCACCGACCACCCGGGCGGGTACCGGGGCGCGTTGGACGAGTTCTACGAGGAGGCCGCCGCCCGGCTGGCCGCCCACCTGGACGCCGGCCGCGACGTCGTGGTCCTCGCCGAGGGGGACCCGCTCTTCTACGGCTCGTACCAGCACATGCACAAGCGGCTCGCGCACCGCTACCCGACCGAGGTGGTGCCCGGCGTGACCTCGGTCAGCGCGGCGGCGGCCCGCCTCGGACAGCCGCTGACCGAGGCGGAGGAGACGCTCACCGTCATCCCGGGCACCCTGCCCGAGGAGGAGCTGACGGCGCGGATCGCGGCCGCCGACTCCGCGGTGATCATGAAGCTCGGGCGCACCTTCCCGGTCGTCCGCCGGGCCCTGGAGCGGGCCGGGCGGCTGGACGACGCCCAGTACGTGGAGCGGGCCTTCATGGCGGGCGAGCGCATCGCGCCACTCGCGGAGGTCGACGGCGAGACGGTGCCGTACTTCTCGGTCGCGGTGCTGCCGAGCAAGGTCGCGCCGCTGGAGCCCGAGGTCCGGCTGTCGGAGGGCACCGGCAGCGTGACCGTGGTCGGCACCGGGCCGGCCGGGCCGCTCTGGCTCACCCCCGAGGCGCGCGGCGCGCTGGCCGAGGCCACCGACCTGGTCGGCTACACCACCTACCTGGCCCGGGTGCCCGAGCGCCCGGGGCAGCAGCGGCACGGCTCGGACAACAAGGTGGAGTCGGAGCGCGCCGAGTACGCGCTGGACCTCGCGCGGCGCGGGCACCGGGTCGCGGTGGTCTCCTCCGGCGACCCGGGCGTCTTCGCGATGGCCACCGCCGTGCTGGAGGTCGCCTGCGAGGAGGCCTACCGGGACGTCCCGGTGCGGATCCTCCCGGGGATGACCGCCGCCCACGCGGCTGCCTCCCGGGCCGGCGCCCCGCTCGGGCACGACTATGCGACGGTGTCGCTTTCCGACCGGCTCAAGCCCTGGGACGTGGTGGCCAAGAGGCTGCGCGCCGCCGCCGAGGCGGACCTGGTGCTCGCGCTGTACAACCCGGGCTCACAGTCCCGGACCACCCAGGTCGGCCTCGCCCGGGACCTGCTGCTGGAGTACCGGGCGCCGGAGACCCCGGTGGTGATGGCGCGGGACGTCGGCGGGCCGACCGAGCGGATCCGGATCGTCAGGCTCGGCGAACTGGACCCGGCGCTGGTCGACATGCGGACGATCCTGCTGATCGGCTCCTCGCAGACCCAGGCGGTCGAGCGGGGCGGCGGCGTGGAGGTCGTCTGGACGCCCCGGCGGTACCCGGAGGCGTGA
- a CDS encoding precorrin-8X methylmutase, with translation MIEYEKDGASIYRQSFATIRAEADLAALPADVSQVAVRMIHACGMVDLVEDLVYSPGVVASARAALRAGAPILCDVNMVASGVTRKRLPADNEVVCTLTDPSVPELARAMGNTRSAAAMELWLPKLEGAVVAVGNAPTSLFRLLEMIEAGAPRPAAVIGVPVGFIGAAESKQALAEHPSGLEHLVVRGRRGGSAIAAAAINAIASEEE, from the coding sequence GTGATCGAGTACGAGAAGGACGGCGCGTCCATCTACCGCCAGTCCTTTGCCACCATCCGTGCGGAGGCCGATCTGGCCGCCCTCCCGGCGGACGTCTCCCAGGTCGCGGTGCGGATGATCCACGCCTGCGGGATGGTCGACCTGGTCGAGGACCTGGTGTACTCGCCCGGCGTGGTCGCCTCCGCACGCGCTGCGCTGCGCGCCGGTGCGCCGATCCTCTGTGACGTCAACATGGTCGCGAGCGGGGTGACCCGCAAGCGGCTGCCCGCCGACAACGAGGTGGTCTGCACCCTCACCGACCCGTCGGTGCCCGAACTTGCCCGCGCGATGGGCAACACCCGCAGTGCCGCAGCCATGGAGCTGTGGCTGCCCAAGCTGGAGGGCGCGGTGGTCGCCGTCGGCAACGCGCCGACCTCGCTGTTCCGGCTGCTGGAAATGATCGAGGCGGGCGCGCCGCGCCCGGCCGCGGTGATCGGCGTCCCGGTCGGCTTCATCGGCGCCGCCGAGTCCAAGCAGGCCCTGGCCGAGCACCCGTCCGGCCTGGAGCACCTGGTGGTGCGCGGTCGGCGTGGCGGCAGCGCGATCGCCGCCGCCGCCATCAATGCGATTGCGAGCGAAGAAGAGTGA